The Candidatus Marsarchaeota archaeon DNA segment TCGCTTTAGGCCCATGCCCTTCCTCTCAAGCTGTATCCTCCTTGCAAGCTCGCGGACCATGGCCTCTTCAAGCAGCCCCTCGCTTAGCTCCTTTTCTATCGCGACATACCCTCCTTCGAAGGGCTTCATGTTTTCGCTCATGCTGAATTCAAGCAGCGAAACGTGCTCTGGCCTTATCCTGGCAGGCCCCATCTTGGTGTGAAGCGTATAAGAGCCATCGGATTCGAACCCCTTTTTGATCTCTGAAGGCTCAGTATCGGCTATCGCCTCTGCCACTGCATTCGCCATGCCCTTGAATTCTGGGCCTATCTTTTGGAACTGCGGCTTTGCCTCGAGCCCAACCTTCTGCGCGCTCTTCACGTCAACAGCCTTCGAATTGGTGTACTCTGCTATAAGGTTCGAATAGCGCAGCAGAGTGTTGTATTCCGAGGCGCCCTTTGCCTCTATGGTCGCCTTGCTTATCGGCCACCTTAGGGGTATGCGCTCGGCCTCCCTTGCGTTTAGTATGGCGCTTATTGCCGACTTTGCTATCTCGAATTCGGCCTCCAGCTCCTTGCTTATGTATTCGCTTTTGCCCTTGGGCCACTTTTCCATGAATACGCTCTCTTCAGCGCTGCGGAGCATCTTCAGGCTGATGTATTCAGATGTAAACGGTATTATTGGCGCTGCAAGTATGAGCACAGTGCTAAGCACATTCCCCACAATCTGCATCGTAGACCTTTGCAGCAGCTTGCTGCTCCCAAGCAGCTTCTTCTTCGCCACCTTGAGGTAGAACCTGCTGAAGTCCTCGTTGACAAAGTACCTTATCTTGTTCGCAGCTATGTGCGACTCGTAGTTCTCGTATGCGTCCGTGACGTCTATAATCAGCGACTGCAGCCTTGACATTATCCACCTGTCTTCCAGGTCGTCTGGCTTCTTTGGAGTCTTGTTCCATTTTGGATATGCGTTGATCAGGCGCCCATACTCGCTTATCAGGTTGGCAGTGTTGTATAGTATGCTTATTGTTCGTTCCGCATCCTTGAGCTCCCTCCTGCTGAACATCATATCAAGCCATGGCGTGTGGCTAACGCTCCAGAGCCTGAACGCATCGGCGCTCACTATATTGGTAAGCTCCCTTACAGGGACATAATTGCCAAGCTTCTTGTGCATCTCCCTTCCATCCTCTGCAAGCAGCATCCCGTCGACGCCTATGTGCTTGAACGGGCACCTGCCGTATGCAAGGACGCCTACCTTTATCAGGCCGGAAAACCATCCCCTGAGCTGGTCCTTGCCCTCTATTATGTAGTCCACGGGGAAAAGCCTTTGGAATTCGCTTTCCTCTGATATGCTTGCCCTGAACGCTATGCTGGAGTCGAACCATACATCTGCAACGTCCTTAACGCGCTGCATATCGCTTCCGCATTTCTTGCACCTGAGCTCCACCGCATCTATGTACGGCCTGTGCAGGTCTGTAAGCGAATCCACAGAATGCTTGTCAGTAGCGCTTTCCCTGAGCTCCTCCAGCGAGCCGATTACCTGCCGCTCGCCGCACTTCTCGCAAATCCATATCGGCAGCGGTATGCCCCAGTACCTCTGCCTTGATATGCACCAGTCTGGCGAGTTAGACAATACGTCGGCCTGCCATGCCTTTGCCTCGTCCGGATGCCACTTCGCTTTTGCGTTTTCGGCAAGCATTTTTTTCTTTACTTTCTGTATGTCAAAGAACCACTGCGGCGTGGCTATGAATATGAGCTTGGAATCGCACCTCCAGCAATGCGGATAGCTGTGGGTTATGCTGCCATTGAACAGCAGCGCCCCGATCTGCTTCAGGTCTGCGATGACTGCTTTGTTTGCCTCGTCCGGAACAACCAGGTGCTCGTACTTGCCTGCTTCTTTCGTGTATTCCGCATTGCCTGCCACAGGGGAAAATATGGGCAGCCCGCGCCGCATGCCTGCATTGTAGTCTTCAAGCCCGTGCCCTGGCGCTATGTGCACAAGGCCTGTCCCTTCATCCATTGTCACAAGGCCCTCCTCGCATATTACCTTATGCACGCTGCGCAGCTCCTTCTGCATCGGCACAAACTGCTCCAGCGGGTTTGCATATTCAAGACCTTCTAGTTCAGATCCGTAGAATTCGCCAGTTATCACAGCGCTTTCATTAAGCATCGATGCCACCGCATCTGTGCGCTTCTTAGCAACTATCAGCAGCCTGCCGCCGAATTTGGCAAGAACATAAAGCTCTTTCGGATTTACTGCAACAGCAACGTTTGCAGGCAGGGTCCACGGGGTAGTTGTCCATATCAGGAGCGAGTATGAGCCTTCTTCGGCGTCTATCTTTGCGTTCGAGCCGTTCTTAACGACCTTGAACGTTACTGCTATCGAAGGGTCGTTATCCTCCTTGTACTCTGCCTCCATAGTTCCCTGCGACACAGGGGTCTGGCATCTCGGGCAGTACAACGTTGTTTTTGTGTCGTTGTAAAGCAGTCCGTTGTCGCTTATGCGCTTGAACATGCTCCAGGCAGCCTCTATGTAGCTGCTCTTGTATGGTATGTAGGGATGCGCGAAATCAAGGGTTATGCCGAACCTCTCGTAATCGCTGTCCATCCTGCCTATTCCTTCATCAACATAGGCCCTGCATTCCTTTATGAACGATTCAACGCCTATCTTTGTCTCTATGTCCTGCTTGCTCTTGAGCTCCAGCTTCTTCTCAACCTTGTTCTCTATGGGAAGCCCGTGGACATCATAGCCAGGCATGTCGCGCACGTCATAGCCCCTGAAGCGCCTATACCTCAACGTTATATCCTTTATCGCCTTTACCCACATCTGCCCCGGATGCAGGTCGCCAGTCACGTATGGCGGCCCGTCAAGAAAATAGAAAGGCTTTTTGCCCTTGTTCCTCGCACGAAGCTTGCCCAATATGTCATTGTTCCTCCAATAGTCCAGTATCTCAAGTTCATTCGCATTTAGGTCAAGCATAAGCGACACACCATTACTTTTATGTTTGCCAGTGTTTAAAGCGCTTTTGTATAACTGAACTGCACCACTAGCGAGAATCAGGCTGTTGCTGCGCGCGCCACTTGCGTAAACCTTTTAGACTTGTATGCCCTGCGCTTTCGCATGTCGCTCCAGCAGCTCTTGCATATGGTAAGCCTGAGCGTCTTTGTAGCAGTCTGCGAGCTCTTTATGCAGCTGTTGCATATTGTCCTGCCGCAGTAGTCGCATTTGTATTGCTTATAAATTTCTCTCTTGCATCTTTCGCAAAATGTCGTCATTGTCTCTCCTTTTTAAATATGAAAAGCGCCTCTGGCGCTAGCAGGCGCGCGCACGTTTCAAAAACGCATTTATTGCGCATGCCGTTAAGCTTGTAAACTGATCCTCTTCGTAATGCATGCCTGCCTGTATAACTTTTATGTTAGCAAAAGCTATATACCTTACATCTGCTCCTTTACCTGTGCAAGATTATTTTTATGGCAAATCGGCAAATTTATATATTATGCGCACATGCAACATAAAGGTTGCAAGATTGCGGTGAATATATGCACAAGAACGCCAAAAATGCAGGTTCGGCCGACGCAACCCTTGGCAAAATGATTGCTCTTGGGGCTTATGCCGAGGACGAATGGCCTAACGCAATAAAGTTCGATACGAAAAGGGACGCATCCGAATTCCTAATTGGGATGCTGCTCATAGGCGATGAAAAAAGCAGTAGTAAGGCGCTTAGCGCCATAAGGTCAACCCTCAGCGGCAACTGCCCTGGCGAGGAACGCGAATACTTCATACATGTCGGCACTGCCCTTGCAGAAGGCAATGGCAGGCACGCTCAGGCAGCAGGCAAGGGCCTTATGGTCCTAGACTGTGCGCTTGAAGAGGGCAAGAAAAGCGCCTGCGTGCCCTATGCCATGGAAGCCATCAGGGTCAGGGATTCCGAAGCCATGGGAATAGCGCTGAGGATAGTGTACGAGTACGGCACAGAGGGCCAGAGGCTTCTCGCAAACAATGCTTTGGAAGCAGATCCTTCTGATGGAAACCTGCTTGCCGTGCATTACCTGAACTACTCGGCTGCAGACAGCTCAAAGGCCCTCGCAGGCTTGCTGGGCAGCAGCAACCCAAAAATAATAGAGGCTGCGGCCGACACTATCTATTTTAGCATAGCAAGCATGACTCCGCAGCGTGCCAATGCCCTTTTCATGCCTTCATTGAAAGCATTGAAGGCATGCAGCGCAGAAGGCTATTCGAAAACCGCGGAAAAGCTCGCAGGTATAGCTTCCACGCTGTATTTTTTCATAGACAAAAAGACAGAATCGCGCAGCATGGAAATCGCTTTGGAGCTTGCTGAATCCGATTCGCCTGCCCCTTTTGCCGCAGGCTATGTGCTTGTCGACAGGATGCGGCTCAAGCGCCTAGGGCAGAAGCTGAACATGCCGGAAGGCACTGGCAGCAAGATGCTTAAGTTCGAATACTACGAACAGGTATACAGGCTTACAAATTCACATTCAAAAAATCCAGACTCATTATCAGTATATGAAAGCTACATGGATAGCTTATATGAAATGGTGCGCATGCACGACATCCCTGAATCGCTGTATATTAGAAATATGGCCAGGCTTCGCGAATTGCGCAGAGGCTCAGGCAAAGAGCTAGACAAAGCGGAGGGCTGACATTGCAGTGCATGCAGGTTAATGACAGCATGCGCATTTGCAAGCGTTACTTCGTGCTGCTGCATATTTCATAAATAGATTTGAGCCTGTTGAGGGCTATGTTGTCCTTGTAGCAGCTTGTGCTTTCTGCCCCCCTGAGCGATATTCCGATATTGTAGCGCACATTTGCGCCTACAAGTATCTTGTCTACAGTGTTGATGAACATGGAAATGTACTCCTCGTCTCTGCCCTCATTGGCCATTGCAACAAGCTTCTTGTGCAATGCTACTGGCGTGTTCGTGGCCTCAGGGCTGTAGAACTTGCTGCTCAGGACTTCTGAATACGTTGCAACCTTGTTGAGCAGGCGTATGCTGCTCCTTGCAATCCTCGGTTTGTCAATAAATGCGTCTACCAGCTTGATATCGAGATCCAAGAGCTTGCTGTGCGTTCCCTTAAGCCGCCCAATCTCATCTGACAGCAGCGCGGTGTCCAGCACCTCTATCAAAACGTCAGTATAAGCCCTTCGCAATTCTGCCCGCTCTGCGGTTTCCGAGCTGTTGCATCTTTTGTCCATTTCCTCAGCAATGTGCTTTATGTTATCATGTTCCTGCCTTATAATGCGCCTTGCTGCCTCTGAGTCGTATTTAGGCATAGCTCCGTCCTTGCTGTACAGCCTTTCAGCATGCCTCAGGGCGTTGTGCAGCACTATATTCTCATCGTAGCCTCTGTCGCCAAGCAAAGAGCTTTTGCGATGGCTAGTTTCCATAAAAGAACTAGCAGATACAAGATATTTACGGTTTTTGCTTTTGGCAAAAGGGTTTTATTCTTTTAAAGCATATTATGGATGTGATTCTATGGCTAAGTTTACATGGTTGGGGCATGCTGCATGGATTGTAGAGGCTTCAGGCAAAAAGATCCTGATAGACCCTTTTATAGACGGCAATCCCTCTTCGCCGGTGAAAAGCAGCGATATCAAAGGCATAGACTACGTATTTGTAACCCATAACCACTCAGATCATTTCGGCGATTCCGTCAAAATTGCAAATGCCAACAACGCAAAATTCGTTTCTGTATTTGAGACCGCCGAAGAAGCCAAGAGGAAAGGCCTTAAGGAAAGCCTAAGCGTAGGCATGAATGCCGGTACTCTTGTGCCAATAGATAACATCCATGTGGCAATCACATTCGCCTTGCACAGCGGCAATCCTTCCGGCTTTATAATAAAGGCTGGCAATCTCACATTATACCATGCAGGCGACACTGGCCTTTTCAGCGACATGAAGCTTATCGGCGAGCTTTACAGGCCTGACGTTGCAATGCTGCCAATAGGCGGCTTCTTCACAATGGGGCCGAGGGAAGCTGCAACTGCCGCGCAGTGGCTCGGCGCCAAGGTGGTATTGCCAATGCACTTCAACACATTCCCTGCTATACGCCAAAGGCCGGAAGAGCTGAAGGAGCTGCTTGCAGGCAAGGCCGAAGTGCCTATGCTTAAGCCAGGCGAGTCCTATACATACGGATAAAGCTCAAAACCAGCATGGTCCTTAATTTTGCAAAAAGCTTGGCAAAGGGCAAACAAGCCGTACCACATCAAATTAGACTTAAGCTGTTTACTTTCCTAAATGTGCAGTCTGCAAAATGTATTTAAACACATCAGTTCCATCTTATTGTGAAATACAAATATTTGGTGGTTGTGATGGGAGGAAATGGAACCTAATTAGTGGATTTTTATTTTTCGTTTTCTAGTGACTTTTTATAATAGTTATTGTATATCCAGGTTTTGGTAATGTCTACTTTCCTGTAGCCTAATTTACCTATTAAAATGTTTGTTATTATAGAAGATTCGATTTCTATACCGCCAGTATTTCATTTTCTATGAGCTGGTGGTAGGTGTACTGTGCTGAGCCAGTTTTAAGCTGTTTACTTGCCTAAACACACAGATTGGGAAAAGTATTTAAACACATCAGTTCCATTTTGTTGTGAAATATAAATATTTGGTGATAATGATGGGAGGAAGTGGGGATTAAATTTTGTATAATTAATGTTTTGTTTCATTTTTCTAATAATGCTTTATAGTATTTTCTGTATACTCGTGTTTTTTGTGTGTCTATTTTTCTGTAACCTAATTTACCTACTAAAATATCCGTTATTATAGAGGATTCTATTTCAATCCCTTCTGTGATTTTGTAACTCTGTTTTTCCAGTTCTTCCAAGTCGCCGTTTTTATACAGTGGCGCTATGCGCATTACCCCGTATGGAGAACCTATGTCGCCTTCAAATATGTACTTGTTTAACGGAATAGTTTCTGGTTCAAAAATATTGTTTTTGAACCAATCTGTATGCTTTACGTTAAACTTGCCGATTTCAATCTGTTTTGCTATCAATACTGCAGTGTCTTTTATGGGTGGGTTGTCCATTGTGAGGGTTATTCTTTCTATCATTTCGTTTTCTATGAGCTGATGATATGTGTACTGCGCCGATCCTGGCTTCAGGCCGTATTTCTTGTCTATGTCAGAGAAGCTCATCATGCCGTTGCTGTTGAGTTCCTTAAGTGTTGCATACTCCCTTAGGAATATCTGCTCTGGCTTCTTCCTTGGCTGCTCTTTGCTCCTGTGCCAGACCTTCTCTTTCATTAGATCGAAAAACTCTTCCCTTAACGGCACATACCCTATTCCCTGCGTAAAATAGCTAGAATACCATATCCCTGGGCATTCGGCAAGCGCTTTGCTGGACCTCAGCGCGTACACCATGTTTTCCGCTGCGCCAGGGTCTGAAGCAAGGAAGAACATGAAGAAGTCGTATGCGCCCCTTGTTAGGAATGCAAGCTGTATGTGATTTTCATCTTCTATTATCTTTTTAAGCGCATCCACATCAGGCCGTTTGCCTGTGAATTTTGCCACTGCGAAGAATCTGAAAAAGCCAAACTTGTTAAGGAATACGTGTTCTATGGTATAATGTATCCCGTATTTTTGCTCTATCTTTTTTATCCAGTATTCTGTCTTTGCATATGAAAGCCCTACCTTGTTTGCAATGCTTGATACGCCCTGCCTCGGGTCAGTGCTTATCTCCTTTAATATTGGAATCTCATAAGCGCTTTCAATATATTCAGCATTCTTTTGTGCTTCTGCCTTCTTTAGCATGCTTATGTATTCATCAAGCGTTTTTATGCCTTTCAGGTATGCGCGCTTCCTAACGGGCTCTGAAAATTGCCCATTCGGCTCTATCTTGCCTATGAATAAAGAGATTTTCCTGTTCTGCCTTCTTGAAGGATCCCATTTTGAAGAAGTTTCGAAGATATATGTGCTCCCGTCGTTGCGCTTTTTTAACTCTATGTGGTGCCTGTGGGTTTTTTTAAGCGATTCTATTATCGCTTTAACGTTTTCTTCCAAAAACTCCCCTTTATTGTTGTTATATTCTATATACTAATATTTAAACATTTTGTAATTTTATTTTATTAATACATATTGCTGGAAATGCCATAATTATATATACTAATCACCTATTTTATTATAATCAATATCTAATTTCCAGTATATGTCTATATATCAGGTTTAATTTCTACATAAAGCTATTTATAAAAGCTTGCCCATAATACTAATCAAGGATGTTTGCCCGGGGATAAAAATGCAAGAAAGCAATTTTGCTTTATGTGCTCTGTTTCTTAATACCCTACCCACCTATACCCCGGCATCGTCCGACATATCCTATTAAACACTGTAACTAGAGATGAGAATGTATGTTTGGGTTTGGAAGGAAAAGCGAAAAAGCGGGCAATGACAATAGGCCCATAAAAGTAATTAGGATATCTGAAAACAGCTGGCAGATCGTTTACGCTGATGAATAAAAGGGTGGAATCATGGATAAGCAAAACTCAAAGGCTAGCGCACGCGCTGCGAAGCAGCGCAAAATGCATGTGAAGGATCCCAAAAAGTTCTTCATGGTTAAAAGGAACGGCAAGACCTATCACAAGTTTTTCCTGATAAAGCCAAAGCAGGGGATGGACCTGAACGCTCTTGCAAACGACCTCGCTTCGCTTCCAGATGTCTTGGAAGTATATGCAACAGAGGGCCCGATAGGCTTCATGGTAAAGGCGCGTTTTGACGGAGAGAAAGAGCCTGAGGAAGTCGCTAATTACATAAAGAAGAACGTTTCAAAGGATTACGGCACTCTTGTGAGTTACATAAACTTCAAAAGGTGCAGCAAATGAAGATAGCGCATTGGTACTACAAGCACTTCAACAACGAAAAGCTCATTGAAGAGCTTTCAAAGCCGGTTGAAGGCGAATACGTGGTATTGAAAGAGGGCAACATGCTAACGCGGGTAAAGAAAGAAGAGCTTGCCGAATACATAAACCACCTAAAGGAGGTAGGAAATTACTATCTTGACAGGTACGAGCAGTGCAAGAAGGATTACGGCCATCTTATAAAAACTGAAAAGCCTTGCGCTGCAAACATCAACGCATGCAATGGCTCCAACAGCATTAATGCAGAAAGCAAATAGCCAGGGATTTGTACCGCTAATCCGCAGTTTATTGCTAAATGCCTGCCAAGCTTGGGAAAAGCGATGGCTTCTCTTCCTTGAGGTTAAGCGAATTGTAGAATTCCACCCTGATCCTGTTCTTGCTCCTTAGCTTTGCCTTGTAGAACGGAATATAGAATACAGAATACGATTCAAGGGCGCACCCCGGATAATTGCTTGCGACTATGCCCTCTGCATTCTTTGAATCAATATCAAGAAGCCTGCCTTCAGGCATGGCCTTTGCTGTTTCTGGCAGCTTGATTTTGCCAAGGGAAAGCGGCACTGCTGTATAAGCCTTGCCGTTGAATGCTGCTAGCGACATGCCCTCGAGCTTCATCAGCGCCCTTTCCGCGTTTTCTATGCTGATTCCGCAATCCTTTGCAAGCTTCTCGCTGCTTGCGCGCCCGCGCCTCCTCAATGCGGCAAGCAATGCAGCTTCTGCTCTTGTGAGCCTGGGCAGCTTCTTCCTTGCATACTTGCGTACGCTTATGCCGTTTCCTATAGACACTTCGCGCATGTCTCTGTCATAGACCGCGTCCGCTTCATAAAATTCGGATCCTTTGCCATGCGGCACCATTACCTTGATATGCAG contains these protein-coding regions:
- a CDS encoding metal-dependent hydrolase, which gives rise to MAKFTWLGHAAWIVEASGKKILIDPFIDGNPSSPVKSSDIKGIDYVFVTHNHSDHFGDSVKIANANNAKFVSVFETAEEAKRKGLKESLSVGMNAGTLVPIDNIHVAITFALHSGNPSGFIIKAGNLTLYHAGDTGLFSDMKLIGELYRPDVAMLPIGGFFTMGPREAATAAQWLGAKVVLPMHFNTFPAIRQRPEELKELLAGKAEVPMLKPGESYTYG
- the ileS gene encoding isoleucine--tRNA ligase codes for the protein MLDLNANELEILDYWRNNDILGKLRARNKGKKPFYFLDGPPYVTGDLHPGQMWVKAIKDITLRYRRFRGYDVRDMPGYDVHGLPIENKVEKKLELKSKQDIETKIGVESFIKECRAYVDEGIGRMDSDYERFGITLDFAHPYIPYKSSYIEAAWSMFKRISDNGLLYNDTKTTLYCPRCQTPVSQGTMEAEYKEDNDPSIAVTFKVVKNGSNAKIDAEEGSYSLLIWTTTPWTLPANVAVAVNPKELYVLAKFGGRLLIVAKKRTDAVASMLNESAVITGEFYGSELEGLEYANPLEQFVPMQKELRSVHKVICEEGLVTMDEGTGLVHIAPGHGLEDYNAGMRRGLPIFSPVAGNAEYTKEAGKYEHLVVPDEANKAVIADLKQIGALLFNGSITHSYPHCWRCDSKLIFIATPQWFFDIQKVKKKMLAENAKAKWHPDEAKAWQADVLSNSPDWCISRQRYWGIPLPIWICEKCGERQVIGSLEELRESATDKHSVDSLTDLHRPYIDAVELRCKKCGSDMQRVKDVADVWFDSSIAFRASISEESEFQRLFPVDYIIEGKDQLRGWFSGLIKVGVLAYGRCPFKHIGVDGMLLAEDGREMHKKLGNYVPVRELTNIVSADAFRLWSVSHTPWLDMMFSRRELKDAERTISILYNTANLISEYGRLINAYPKWNKTPKKPDDLEDRWIMSRLQSLIIDVTDAYENYESHIAANKIRYFVNEDFSRFYLKVAKKKLLGSSKLLQRSTMQIVGNVLSTVLILAAPIIPFTSEYISLKMLRSAEESVFMEKWPKGKSEYISKELEAEFEIAKSAISAILNAREAERIPLRWPISKATIEAKGASEYNTLLRYSNLIAEYTNSKAVDVKSAQKVGLEAKPQFQKIGPEFKGMANAVAEAIADTEPSEIKKGFESDGSYTLHTKMGPARIRPEHVSLLEFSMSENMKPFEGGYVAIEKELSEGLLEEAMVRELARRIQLERKGMGLKRSDAIEIYIDAESQVGKAIESFSESLKRSLNAKRITLTKEFPESLSPVPVEVMDTSMRVAIRAL
- a CDS encoding Lrp/AsnC ligand binding domain-containing protein, which produces MDKQNSKASARAAKQRKMHVKDPKKFFMVKRNGKTYHKFFLIKPKQGMDLNALANDLASLPDVLEVYATEGPIGFMVKARFDGEKEPEEVANYIKKNVSKDYGTLVSYINFKRCSK